A region from the Arcanobacterium buesumense genome encodes:
- a CDS encoding ATP-binding cassette domain-containing protein, translating to MIPNPPLHVITEKTSYSYFRHRALDSVSATFEAGTITGLLGRNGCGKSTLSMVLAGQLKYSGHVQMNWAGQTSSQPIWENRELMQHVALVSDETSVFTEQKMHETIALWQATRPNFDRELCLELLDQWSINLKRKPKKLSRGQKSAFFASLGLASRCALTIFDEVHIGMDAVVRQEFYDALLADYVKHPRTIIISSHLVNEIENMIENVVILDRGAVKETGNADHLRAKYSNENTLASLTDVLIAATRRNS from the coding sequence ATGATACCGAATCCACCGTTGCACGTCATAACTGAAAAAACTAGCTACTCATACTTCCGCCACCGCGCTCTTGACTCGGTGTCTGCCACTTTTGAAGCGGGCACAATCACCGGCCTTCTCGGGCGTAACGGATGTGGAAAATCTACACTATCAATGGTTTTGGCTGGACAACTGAAATATTCCGGTCATGTGCAAATGAACTGGGCTGGGCAAACTTCATCGCAACCTATCTGGGAAAACCGCGAACTTATGCAGCATGTTGCCCTAGTTTCAGATGAGACATCGGTCTTTACGGAACAAAAGATGCACGAAACGATCGCGCTGTGGCAAGCCACCCGGCCCAACTTTGACCGCGAGCTATGCCTCGAACTTCTCGATCAATGGTCGATCAACCTTAAGCGTAAACCCAAAAAACTCTCTCGCGGACAAAAATCAGCATTCTTTGCTTCGCTTGGTCTTGCTTCACGTTGCGCACTAACAATATTCGATGAAGTACACATAGGCATGGATGCAGTAGTGCGCCAAGAATTCTACGACGCCTTGTTAGCCGACTATGTCAAACATCCACGAACGATCATCATTTCTTCACACCTGGTTAACGAAATCGAAAACATGATCGAAAACGTCGTTATTTTAGATCGCGGCGCAGTGAAAGAAACCGGCAACGCCGATCACTTACGCGCAAAGTATTCGAATGAAAACACCCTCGCTTCACTCACCGATGTTCTCATCGCAGCAACTCGGAGGAACTCATGA